In a genomic window of Nocardiopsis mwathae:
- a CDS encoding IclR family transcriptional regulator, which produces MATSQTAAGGTEAADSTAPDALASGPRTRAGGVQSLDRAFALLEIMADAGGETSLSELADASGLPLPTIHRIIRTLVGNGYVRQLPSRRYALGPRLIGLGESASRMLGTWARPHLSQLVEDLGETANLAMLDGDKVVYVAQVPSPHAMRMFTEVGRRVLPHSAGVGKALLAQLPEAEALATVRRTGMPAATDRTITTPEAFATELAEIRGRGYAIDDGEQEIGVRCLAVGVQGGPAMMAVSISGPESRVSWDFVEKAAPIVQRTAGALAADLNHQN; this is translated from the coding sequence TTGGCAACGTCACAGACCGCGGCCGGCGGCACCGAGGCCGCCGACAGCACCGCCCCGGACGCCCTGGCGTCCGGCCCCCGTACGCGCGCAGGCGGGGTCCAGTCGCTGGACCGGGCCTTCGCGCTGCTGGAGATCATGGCCGACGCGGGCGGGGAGACCTCGCTGAGCGAGCTCGCCGATGCCTCCGGCCTGCCCCTGCCCACCATCCACCGGATCATCCGCACCCTGGTCGGCAACGGTTACGTCCGCCAACTGCCGTCGCGGCGCTACGCCCTGGGCCCCCGCCTCATCGGCCTGGGCGAGAGCGCCTCCCGCATGCTCGGCACCTGGGCCCGGCCCCACCTCTCCCAGCTCGTCGAGGACCTCGGGGAGACCGCGAACCTGGCGATGCTCGACGGCGACAAAGTCGTCTACGTGGCCCAGGTTCCCTCCCCGCACGCCATGCGCATGTTCACCGAGGTGGGGCGGCGCGTGCTGCCGCACTCCGCCGGGGTGGGCAAGGCCCTGCTGGCCCAGCTGCCCGAGGCCGAGGCCCTGGCGACCGTGCGGCGCACCGGCATGCCGGCCGCCACCGACCGCACCATCACCACCCCAGAGGCGTTCGCCACCGAGCTCGCCGAGATCCGCGGACGCGGCTACGCCATCGACGACGGCGAACAGGAGATCGGCGTACGCTGCCTGGCCGTCGGGGTGCAGGGGGGCCCGGCCATGATGGCCGTCTCCATCTCCGGCCCCGAATCCCGGGTGAGCTGGGACTTCGTCGAGAAGGCCGCGCCGATCGTGCAGCGCACCGCAGGTGCGCTGGCCGCCGACCTCAACCACCAGAACTGA
- a CDS encoding DUF6986 family protein, giving the protein MGTQGSPHRGADLAGIGLADLNAALDRRLADADARLLRDYPGDRGRRQPVHTVYIPADRIRPGIAPTWGEAAAQVLRETAPDAAELAAATGLAPEMVADCLPRVLDKLRTEPVEDLRIDLEDGYGTRSDAEEDRHVRESAAALCADLESGAAPPYVGIRMKGMEAAGRHRGMRTLAMFIAEVLERAGDLPDGFALTLPKITAVEQVEAMAWVAEQLEPRFGLDEGRLRFELQIETPQSVLSADGAAAVARMVHAGAGRVSALHYGTYDYSAACGVAAAHQSMAHPVADHAKAVMQLAAAGTGVWLSDGSTNVLPVGAPEEIRAAWKLHASLVRRSLERAFYQGWDLHPHQLPTRYLATYAFYREAFAPAADRLRAYLGSQGGGVLDEPATAQALAGTLARGLNCGALDTAEVEKATGASAAALLSLARRRVG; this is encoded by the coding sequence GTGGGTACGCAGGGTTCTCCGCACCGCGGTGCGGACCTGGCCGGTATCGGCCTGGCCGATCTGAACGCCGCCCTTGACAGGCGGCTCGCCGACGCCGACGCGCGGCTGCTCCGGGACTACCCCGGAGACCGGGGGCGGCGCCAGCCGGTCCACACCGTCTACATCCCCGCCGACCGCATCCGCCCCGGAATCGCGCCGACCTGGGGCGAGGCGGCCGCCCAGGTCCTCCGCGAGACCGCCCCCGACGCCGCGGAACTCGCCGCCGCCACCGGCCTGGCCCCGGAGATGGTGGCCGACTGCCTCCCCCGCGTCCTGGACAAGCTGCGCACCGAACCCGTGGAGGACCTCAGGATCGACCTGGAGGACGGCTACGGCACCCGTTCGGACGCCGAGGAGGACCGCCACGTCCGGGAGTCCGCCGCGGCGCTCTGCGCCGACCTGGAGTCGGGCGCGGCCCCGCCCTACGTCGGCATCCGGATGAAGGGCATGGAGGCCGCGGGGCGGCACCGCGGAATGCGCACACTGGCCATGTTCATCGCCGAGGTGCTGGAGCGCGCCGGCGACCTGCCCGACGGCTTCGCCCTCACCCTGCCCAAGATCACCGCGGTCGAGCAGGTCGAGGCGATGGCGTGGGTGGCCGAACAGCTCGAACCGCGGTTCGGCCTCGACGAGGGGCGGCTCCGCTTCGAGCTGCAGATCGAGACGCCGCAGTCGGTCCTCTCCGCGGACGGCGCCGCGGCCGTGGCCCGGATGGTGCACGCGGGCGCCGGGCGCGTCAGCGCCCTGCACTACGGGACCTACGACTACAGCGCCGCGTGCGGGGTGGCCGCCGCCCACCAGAGCATGGCCCACCCGGTGGCCGACCACGCCAAGGCGGTCATGCAGCTGGCCGCCGCCGGAACCGGGGTGTGGCTGTCCGACGGCTCCACCAACGTGCTGCCCGTGGGCGCCCCCGAGGAGATCCGTGCGGCCTGGAAGCTGCACGCCTCGCTGGTCCGCCGCTCCCTGGAGCGCGCCTTCTACCAGGGGTGGGACCTGCACCCGCACCAGCTCCCCACGCGCTACCTGGCCACCTACGCCTTCTACCGGGAGGCCTTCGCCCCGGCCGCCGACCGCCTGCGCGCCTACCTCGGCTCCCAGGGCGGGGGCGTCCTCGACGAACCGGCGACGGCCCAGGCCCTGGCCGGCACCCTGGCCCGCGGGCTGAACTGCGGCGCCCTGGACACCGCCGAGGTGGAGAAGGCCACCGGCGCGAGCGCCGCGGCCCTGCTCTCCCTCGCCCGCCGCCGCGTCGGCTAG
- the allB gene encoding allantoinase AllB has product MTGRHDYDLVIRARRAITETGTATDTATDTAAAERPAAVGVRDGRIAAVAEYGAAMSAEHIAELADDEVLLPGLVDSHVHVNEPGRTEWEGFATATRAAAAGGVTTIVDMPLNSVPPTTTVAGLDAKRAAADGQVAVDVGFWGGAVPENTGPDTSAELRALHEQGVYGFKSFLSPSGVEEFGHLSPEEYRSAVAAIGALGGTIIVHAEDPGVLDAAPQARGREYASFLASRPDEAEHAAIRLVIDTARATGTRSHILHLSTATALPLIREAREDGVPLTVETCPHYLTIAAEEVPAGATQFKCCPPIRGAANRDALWRALADGLIDCVVSDHSPSTPDLKHLGTGDFGTAWGGVSGLQVGFAAVWTEASARGFSLADVVRWMARSPAEIAGVAGKGRLAVGYDADFAVVAPEELTRIDAATLQHRNPISAYDGRELKGVVRRTWLRGAPVDPDAPRGRLLRR; this is encoded by the coding sequence ATGACCGGACGACACGACTACGACCTGGTGATCCGCGCGCGGCGCGCGATCACCGAGACCGGCACCGCCACTGACACCGCCACTGACACCGCCGCGGCCGAGCGCCCCGCGGCCGTCGGGGTGCGCGACGGGCGGATCGCCGCCGTCGCGGAGTACGGCGCGGCGATGAGCGCCGAGCACATCGCCGAGCTCGCCGACGACGAGGTACTGCTCCCCGGCCTCGTCGACAGCCACGTGCACGTCAACGAACCCGGTCGGACCGAGTGGGAGGGCTTCGCCACCGCCACGCGTGCCGCCGCGGCCGGGGGCGTGACCACGATCGTGGACATGCCGCTGAACAGCGTCCCGCCCACCACCACGGTCGCGGGCCTGGACGCCAAGCGCGCGGCCGCCGACGGCCAGGTGGCCGTCGACGTCGGATTCTGGGGCGGCGCCGTCCCCGAGAACACCGGCCCGGACACCTCCGCGGAGCTGCGTGCCCTCCACGAACAGGGCGTCTACGGATTCAAGTCCTTCCTGTCGCCCTCCGGCGTGGAGGAGTTCGGCCACCTGAGCCCCGAGGAGTACCGCAGCGCCGTCGCCGCGATCGGCGCGCTCGGGGGGACGATCATCGTGCACGCCGAGGACCCCGGCGTGCTCGACGCCGCCCCGCAGGCCCGGGGCCGGGAGTACGCCTCCTTCCTCGCCTCCCGCCCCGACGAGGCCGAGCACGCGGCGATCCGGCTGGTCATCGACACGGCGCGGGCCACCGGCACCCGCTCGCACATCCTGCACCTGTCCACCGCGACGGCGCTGCCGCTGATCCGGGAGGCCAGGGAGGACGGGGTCCCGCTGACCGTCGAGACCTGCCCGCACTACCTCACCATCGCCGCCGAGGAGGTGCCGGCCGGGGCGACCCAGTTCAAGTGCTGTCCGCCCATCCGCGGCGCCGCCAACCGCGACGCCCTGTGGCGGGCGCTGGCCGACGGCCTGATCGACTGCGTGGTCAGCGACCACTCGCCGAGCACGCCCGACCTCAAGCACCTGGGCACCGGCGACTTCGGCACGGCGTGGGGCGGGGTGTCGGGCCTGCAGGTGGGGTTCGCGGCCGTGTGGACCGAGGCGTCGGCGCGCGGCTTCTCCCTGGCCGACGTGGTGCGGTGGATGGCGCGGAGCCCCGCCGAGATCGCGGGTGTGGCCGGGAAGGGCCGCTTGGCGGTGGGGTACGACGCCGACTTCGCCGTGGTCGCCCCCGAGGAGCTCACCCGCATCGACGCGGCGACCCTGCAGCACCGGAACCCGATCAGCGCCTATGACGGCCGCGAGCTCAAGGGCGTGGTCCGCCGGACGTGGCTGCGCGGCGCACCTGTCGACCCGGACGCGCCGCGCGGGCGGCTGCTGCGCCGTTAG
- a CDS encoding M14 family metallopeptidase yields the protein MRRSKLFIPAALIPLVISTAVPTVGAAESAADGPPQRYAVHGPSTPQERTEVAATGVAIDQVGADSVHITADPAGADAVSDLGYDLVELPDPSPSDAPGLQDFPPEDSDYHNFTELTEVVDRTVAEHPDIATKSVIGSSYRGRDLMAVRISSDVKADEDKPEVLFTHSQHAREHLTVEMAVYLLDLFTEGYGSDPRITGLLDSRVIWILPNVNPDGSEYDIATGSYRHWRKNRQPNPRTTAIGTDMNRNWDYNWGCCRGSSGLPSSIVYRGSAPESAPEVKAVADFVRSRVVDGEQRITTAIDWHTYGELILWPYGYTYNEVEPGMSRDEYDTHAELGRLMARTNGYTPQQSSDLYITDGTINDWLWGEQRIFNYTFEMYPRSAAGGGFYPPASVIPRETARNREAVLQFLEYADCPQRVIGKEAEYCG from the coding sequence GTGCGACGGAGCAAACTGTTCATCCCCGCCGCTCTCATCCCCCTCGTGATCAGCACCGCCGTTCCCACCGTCGGCGCCGCCGAGTCCGCCGCGGACGGCCCGCCCCAGCGCTACGCGGTCCACGGCCCCTCGACCCCGCAGGAGCGCACCGAGGTCGCCGCGACCGGGGTCGCCATCGACCAGGTCGGCGCGGACTCGGTACACATCACCGCCGACCCGGCCGGGGCCGACGCCGTCTCGGACCTCGGCTACGACCTCGTCGAGCTCCCCGACCCGAGCCCCTCGGACGCCCCGGGCCTCCAGGACTTCCCGCCGGAGGACTCCGACTACCACAACTTCACCGAGCTGACCGAGGTCGTCGACCGGACGGTCGCCGAGCACCCCGACATCGCGACGAAGTCCGTGATCGGCTCCTCCTACCGCGGCCGCGACCTCATGGCCGTCAGGATCAGCTCCGACGTCAAGGCCGACGAGGACAAGCCCGAGGTCCTGTTCACCCACTCCCAGCACGCCCGGGAGCATCTCACCGTCGAGATGGCGGTCTACCTCCTCGACCTGTTCACCGAGGGCTACGGCAGCGACCCGCGCATCACCGGGCTCCTCGACAGCCGGGTGATCTGGATCCTGCCCAACGTCAACCCCGACGGCAGCGAGTACGACATCGCCACGGGCAGCTACCGGCACTGGCGCAAGAACCGCCAGCCCAACCCGCGCACCACCGCCATCGGCACCGACATGAACCGCAACTGGGACTACAACTGGGGCTGCTGCCGCGGCTCGTCGGGCTTGCCCTCCTCCATCGTCTACCGCGGCTCCGCCCCGGAGTCGGCGCCCGAGGTCAAGGCCGTCGCCGACTTCGTGCGCAGCCGGGTGGTCGACGGCGAGCAGCGGATCACGACCGCCATCGACTGGCACACCTACGGCGAACTGATCCTGTGGCCCTACGGCTACACCTACAACGAGGTCGAGCCCGGCATGTCCCGGGACGAGTACGACACCCACGCCGAGCTCGGCCGCCTCATGGCCCGGACCAACGGCTACACCCCGCAGCAGTCCAGCGACCTCTACATCACCGACGGGACCATCAACGACTGGCTCTGGGGTGAGCAGCGGATCTTCAACTACACCTTCGAGATGTACCCGCGCAGCGCGGCCGGGGGCGGCTTCTACCCGCCGGCCTCGGTGATCCCCCGGGAGACCGCCCGCAACCGCGAGGCGGTCCTGCAGTTCCTGGAGTACGCCGACTGCCCGCAGCGCGTCATCGGCAAGGAGGCGGAGTACTGCGGCTGA
- a CDS encoding nucleobase:cation symporter-2 family protein — protein sequence MYAGAVAPALILGGAAGVDTVGMGVLVSGALIMAGIATLIQTLGHRTIGAQMPIVVAASFVPVGAMTGIAADAGLPAVFGASLAGGVFALCLTPFFGQLVRFFPPVVTGTIITVIGLSLMPVAVGWIIDGNTAIVSGEETPVPAMGDLALAAVTLALVLLFSRVLPGIFGRTAVLLGILGGTLVAAALGRVDFSRVGEGTVFSPGSPFHFGPPEFQMAAILTMCVIMLVVLTEGVSDLIAAGEVTGIRLDAKRIAAGLRADVSASLIGPIFNATPGSSFTQNIGLLALTGIRSRYVVAAGGGILLTLGLFPVLGRVVAAIPMPVLGGAGLVLFGTVAASGIRALGRVDYSDSLNLIIVATSLGFGLIPLAAPGFYEGFPPTIALVLHSGIVAAALSAIVLNLCFHIIGGRRRATRPPGDEARDGTAAQPSRTA from the coding sequence ATGTACGCGGGAGCGGTCGCCCCCGCGCTGATCCTCGGCGGCGCCGCCGGAGTCGATACCGTCGGCATGGGCGTCCTGGTCAGCGGCGCGCTGATCATGGCGGGCATCGCCACCCTCATCCAGACGCTGGGCCACCGGACCATCGGCGCGCAGATGCCGATCGTGGTCGCCGCCTCCTTCGTTCCGGTGGGCGCGATGACCGGCATCGCCGCCGACGCGGGTCTGCCCGCGGTGTTCGGCGCCTCGCTGGCCGGGGGCGTCTTCGCGCTCTGCCTCACCCCGTTCTTCGGGCAGCTGGTCCGGTTCTTCCCGCCCGTGGTGACCGGCACCATCATCACCGTCATCGGGCTGTCCCTGATGCCCGTCGCGGTGGGCTGGATCATCGACGGCAACACCGCGATCGTCAGCGGGGAGGAGACGCCCGTCCCCGCCATGGGCGACCTCGCCCTGGCCGCGGTGACGCTCGCCCTGGTGCTGCTGTTCTCCCGGGTGCTGCCGGGCATCTTCGGCCGGACCGCCGTGCTGCTGGGTATCCTCGGCGGGACGCTCGTCGCGGCGGCCCTCGGACGGGTGGACTTCAGCCGGGTCGGCGAGGGCACCGTGTTCTCGCCGGGGTCGCCGTTCCACTTCGGGCCGCCGGAGTTCCAGATGGCGGCCATCCTCACCATGTGCGTCATCATGCTGGTGGTGCTCACCGAGGGCGTCTCCGACCTCATCGCCGCCGGCGAGGTCACCGGCATCAGGCTCGACGCGAAGCGCATCGCGGCCGGGCTGCGGGCCGACGTCAGCGCCTCGCTGATCGGCCCGATCTTCAACGCGACCCCGGGCAGCTCGTTCACGCAGAACATCGGGCTGCTCGCGCTCACCGGGATCAGGAGCCGCTACGTCGTCGCCGCGGGCGGCGGCATCCTGCTGACGCTCGGGCTGTTCCCGGTCCTCGGCCGGGTGGTGGCGGCCATCCCGATGCCGGTGCTGGGCGGCGCCGGGCTGGTGCTGTTCGGCACCGTGGCGGCCAGCGGGATCCGGGCTCTGGGCCGGGTCGACTACTCCGACAGCCTCAACCTGATCATCGTGGCCACATCGCTGGGCTTCGGGCTCATCCCCCTCGCGGCGCCGGGCTTCTACGAGGGGTTCCCGCCCACCATCGCGCTGGTCCTGCACTCGGGCATCGTCGCCGCCGCACTCAGCGCGATCGTGCTGAACCTGTGCTTCCACATCATCGGCGGGCGGCGCCGCGCCACTCGGCCGCCAGGGGACGAGGCAAGGGACGGCACAGCCGCTCAGCCGTCCAGGACGGCATAG
- the pucL gene encoding factor-independent urate hydroxylase, giving the protein MGIRLGDNQYGKAEVRLVHIDRGTDVHRVKDISVTSQLRGDFEAVHVEGDNANCLPTDTQKNTVYAFAKENGGVGAIEDFALLLARHFVDEHDCVRGAREEIEEYGWDRIDTADGPHDHSFVRSGGETRTTVVTKDGAEEWVVSGLHGLTVLKSTGSEFHGYPKTKYTTLRETTDRILATDVTARWRYIGTAVDWDTTYASVRAILLEAFATTHSLALQQTLYEMGKAVLEAHPEIAEIRFSMPNNHHFLVDLSPFGLDNPNEVFYAADRPYGKIEAAVERDDAPDAGRAWETVPGFV; this is encoded by the coding sequence GTGGGAATCCGACTCGGAGACAACCAGTACGGCAAGGCCGAGGTACGCCTGGTCCACATCGACCGCGGCACCGACGTCCACCGCGTCAAGGACATCAGCGTCACCTCACAGCTGCGCGGCGACTTCGAGGCCGTGCACGTCGAGGGCGACAACGCCAACTGCCTGCCCACCGACACGCAGAAGAACACCGTCTACGCCTTCGCCAAGGAGAACGGCGGCGTCGGCGCCATCGAGGACTTCGCCCTCCTGCTCGCCCGGCACTTCGTCGACGAACACGACTGCGTCCGCGGCGCCCGCGAGGAGATCGAGGAGTACGGCTGGGACCGCATCGACACCGCCGACGGCCCGCACGACCACTCCTTCGTCCGTTCCGGGGGCGAAACCCGCACGACGGTCGTCACCAAGGACGGCGCCGAGGAGTGGGTCGTCTCCGGCCTGCACGGCCTGACCGTGCTGAAGTCCACCGGCTCGGAGTTCCACGGCTACCCCAAGACGAAGTACACGACACTGCGGGAGACCACCGACCGGATCCTGGCCACCGACGTCACCGCCCGCTGGCGCTACATCGGCACCGCCGTCGACTGGGACACGACCTACGCGTCGGTCCGGGCGATCCTGCTGGAGGCGTTCGCGACCACGCACAGCCTCGCCCTGCAGCAGACGCTGTACGAGATGGGCAAGGCGGTGCTGGAGGCACACCCGGAGATCGCCGAGATCCGGTTCTCGATGCCGAACAACCACCACTTCCTCGTCGACCTCTCCCCCTTCGGGCTGGACAACCCGAACGAGGTGTTCTACGCGGCCGACCGCCCCTACGGAAAGATCGAGGCCGCCGTCGAGCGCGACGACGCCCCCGACGCCGGCCGCGCCTGGGAAACGGTCCCCGGCTTCGTGTAG
- the uraH gene encoding hydroxyisourate hydrolase — MSHVTTHVLDAALGRPAAGVPVRLEAAADAERTSWTPVATGATDDDGRIPDFGPEQLPAGIYRVTFDTANYFDRTGQRGFYPEVSVVFDLSDAGAHYHVPLLLSPFAFSTYRGS, encoded by the coding sequence ATGAGCCACGTGACCACACACGTCCTGGACGCCGCGCTGGGCCGCCCCGCGGCCGGGGTGCCGGTACGGCTGGAGGCGGCCGCCGACGCGGAGCGCACCTCCTGGACACCCGTCGCCACCGGCGCGACCGATGACGACGGCCGCATCCCCGACTTCGGCCCCGAGCAGCTGCCCGCCGGGATCTACCGGGTCACCTTCGACACCGCGAACTACTTCGACCGCACCGGGCAGCGCGGGTTCTACCCCGAGGTCAGCGTGGTCTTCGACCTCAGCGACGCCGGCGCGCACTACCACGTGCCGCTGCTGCTGAGCCCGTTCGCCTTCTCGACCTACAGGGGGAGCTAG
- the uraD gene encoding 2-oxo-4-hydroxy-4-carboxy-5-ureidoimidazoline decarboxylase gives MPDSTPGEAVSDPGLARVNALPPAEFHTEFARCLDVDRWVRALAAERPFASREALLAAADTHARGMTDDEVRTAIARHPRIGERAQGTDTESRWSRGEQSAVTAAGADAEAAFRAANAAYEARFGHIYLVCASGRSSQELLDDLKRRMDNDPAAETRVVADEFRKIALVRVGKVVDGS, from the coding sequence ATGCCTGACAGCACCCCCGGAGAGGCGGTGAGCGACCCCGGACTGGCGCGCGTCAACGCGCTGCCCCCCGCGGAGTTCCACACCGAGTTCGCGCGCTGCCTCGACGTCGACCGCTGGGTTCGCGCCCTGGCGGCCGAGCGCCCCTTCGCCTCGCGCGAGGCGCTGCTCGCCGCCGCCGACACCCACGCCCGGGGCATGACCGACGACGAGGTCCGCACCGCGATCGCCCGGCACCCCCGCATCGGCGAGCGCGCCCAGGGGACCGACACCGAGTCGCGGTGGTCGCGCGGCGAGCAGTCCGCCGTCACCGCGGCCGGCGCCGACGCCGAGGCCGCGTTCCGGGCCGCCAACGCCGCGTACGAGGCCCGGTTCGGCCACATCTACCTCGTCTGCGCCAGCGGCCGCTCCAGCCAGGAGCTGCTCGACGACCTCAAGCGCCGCATGGACAACGACCCGGCCGCCGAGACCCGCGTCGTCGCCGACGAGTTCCGCAAGATCGCGCTCGTGCGCGTCGGAAAGGTAGTGGACGGATCATGA